The genomic segment CATCTCCACCCAGGCATCGTCGCCATCAAGCGGCACAACCGGCTCAACGGAATCCGCCATCCCACCCTTTACCCACTGCTCGCTCCGCAAGCCTCCTCGATCGAGTGAGGCTTGCGGCGCGATTCGGTGTTGCGCCCCAAGCCGGTCCCCTCACGCGGAGGCCGTTGCCGGTTCACCCTCGGCGGTGCGCGGCCACGGCACTGCGGCTGCCTTGGCGGTCAGGTCCAGGTCGAGGCGCCTGTTCATGTCCAGCTCGAACCGGTCGTAGAGGTTCACGTGGGTCCAGAACAGCGGGGACAGTGCCCGCCGGTCGGCGTCGGTGAACGTGCCGGCCGACTTCGGATCGGCGAGGATCTGACCTCCTGGGACTCCTTGTCCTGCCCGGCCAGGTCGCCGTCATTGCCGTAGAAGAGGTCCTTGTTCGCGGAGTTCCAGTTCTCGACGACCTCCAATCCCTCGTGGATCTCCTGCCGCAGTTCGACGTCGGCGAGGTAGCCGCAGACGAACGCCGTGCGCACGGCCCGGCCCAGTCCTCGATCGCCTGGTAGGTGGGGTGCTTGGGGCCGCCGCGGGTGAAGCGGCGCAGGACCTGCTCGGCCTCGGCGGTGCCCAGGCGCAGGGCGGTGGTGTACTCACCTACCAGAGCAGTGCTCACGAAGCAGGGCGGCGCCCGCCTACCAGAGCAGTGCTCACGAGGTGGCCCGGCCCCCTACTCCGCACCCCTCCGGCCACCCTCGGTTTTCCGCCAACGACGGCTCTCGTCGTGATCCAACGCGCCGAAAATCACCTGGGGATGATCCATGACCACGCACATAGTTGGACCATGGCTGAATCCCAGACCCCCCGTGGTTCGCTTCTCTCACTGGCCTCGACGCTGCTCGTCGGCACGGTCGCCCTGTACATGGCGCTCGTGGCGTTCAGCAACATCACCGACTTCGGCACGAACCAGCAGTTCGTCCGCCATGTCTTCGCCATGGACACCACGTTCAAGGACGAGGACCTCATGTGGCGGGCCATCGAGTCGAAGGGCATCCAGGACGCGGCCTACGTCCTCATCATCATCTGGGAGACCGTCTCGGCCCTGGTCCTGCTCGCGGCCACCTACTTCTGGGCCCGTGGTCTCGGCCACCACACCTTCCACACCGCCCGCCGCTACAGCACCCTCGGCCTCCTCATGGTCCTCCTCCTCTTCGGCGCCGGCTTCATCGCCATCGGCGGTGAATGGTTCGTCATGTGGCAGTCCGGCGACTGGAACGGCCTGGACGCCGCCCTCCGCGTGTTCCTGCTGAGCGGCGTGGTCCTGCTGGTGACCTACTTGCCGACGAACGACCGGACGATCGACTGACCGACCTCCGCGTCCGCGGCCGGGCCAGGAGTCCCCTCCGGAAGCACGGCGTTCGACACCGGGCTCGGCCACGACCTGGGCCGCGCCACCCAACGGCACGCCCCCATCGCCCAGTTGCCGTTCGGTGAGCAGTCTGGCCAGTCGAGCACCTTTTCGAGTTGCGGACAACTGCCTCGTGAAGAGGTACGCACTGGCGGGGACTTGGCGAAGGGTTTCCTGGTTCACGTCACTCAGCGTCGCGACTCGTTCCTACTCTGAACGACCCCGGTACCTGGCGTGACTGACCGGGTGCCGTCGCGGGCCGTACGGCTCGTACGCGAGAGACGGGAAATGGGAGATGGGCAGCATGGAGGACGAGGAATCCGCGGCCGTACTGAAGGCGGTCGGGCGACAGATCAAGGCGTGGCGCGAGGCCGCGGGAATGCGGCAGTGCGAGCTGGGTTCCGCGATCGGGTACGGCGAGGAGATGGTCTCGTCGGTCGAGCGCGGACGGCGGGCGCCGAAGCCGGAGTTCCTGGACACGGCGGATGAGGTTCTGGGGGCGGGCGGGAAGCTCGCGGCGATGAAGGAGGACGTGGAGAAGGCGCGGTATCCGAAGAAGGTTCGGGATCTTAAGAAGCTGGAGGACGAGGCGGTTGAGCTGGGTGCCTACGCCAGCCTCCAGATTCATGGTCTGCTGCAGACGCCGGAGTATGCACAGGCTGTGTACGAGTTGAGGCGTCCCGCATACACGGATGAGGAGATCGACCGTCATGTCGCCGCGCGCATGGCGCGTAAGGCCGTCTTCGAACGTGCGCCTCGACCGTCGATCACGTTTGTCCAGGAAGAGGTGGCGCTGCGGCGGCCTGTCGGAGGCAGAATGGTGCTGCGACGACAGCTCGAACACCTGCTGGAGATGGACGAGTTGCGGCATGTCGAGATCCAGGTGATGCCGACGGACCGGGTGGACCATGCGGGCCTGAGCGGTGCCTTCCGGGTGCTGAAGCTGCGGGACGGCAAAACACTTGGGTACACGGCGTCCCATCTGCACGGCCGAGTGATCTGCGGTCCCCGGGAGGTCCAGATCCTGGAAATGCGTTATGGAATGATCCGGGCCCAGGCGCTCTCACCCCGGGAGTCGCGAGCCTTCATCGAGAAAGTGCTGGGAGAAGAAATATGACCTCCGCGCTGGAGTGGTTCAAGAGCAGCTACAGCGGCAGCGACGAGCCCGACTGCGTCGAGGTCGCCCTGGCCCCCGCCAACCCCACCGTCCACGTCCGCGACTCCAAGGACCAACAGGGCGCACAACTCGACTTCGCCGCAAGCTCGTGGGTGGCGTTCGTCGGCTCCTACTGCGCCGCGTAACGCGCCTGGAAGGCGTTCCGCGCCTCGGTGACCCGCGCGAGGCGCGGGGCGAAAAGTGCCGGATCGGCGTCGGGGCTGCGGGACAGGAGGGTCAGCTGGACCGTCAGGTCGGCCAGATCTTCCCAGTCATGGCTCAGGGACAGTCCCTCGGTGATCGCCGAGTCGGCCCGCGACCAGTCGCCCAGGGCACAACCGGCCAGTGCCTGCGCGAATGTGACCGTCGCGTCGACTGGCGTGTCCACCTGCGCGCTCGCCCGCAGCGGAGCATGCCACAGGGGCATTGCCGCCCCCAGCCCCGTCGACATGCTCAGCTTCAGTGCTGACTTGACCTGGACGTCCACCAAGCCGGGCACGCGCATCCACCCACCGACGTTGCGCGCGCGTTCCCACCGCTCGGGCATCGTGTCGACGTACCAGTCCGGCCGCTGGGCCTCGTCGTCGTGACGTCCGCACCAGAACAGCACCTCGGCGGTTCTCCGGCTGGCCCACTCGACCGCTGTTCCTCGTTCGACGCACCGCCCGAGGTCGGCGAGAGCCTGGGGAAGCCGCCCCATGGCGATGCAGGTCTTCGCTCGGGCGACATAGAGGTTCGCCTCGTCCGGGTCGAGGAGGATCGCCTGGTCGAGGTCCCGAAGCGCTTCGAGGTACCGCCCCCGCCGCAGGCGCACGACACCTCTGTTCGCCAGCATGGCCGCGTTGAGCGGGTCCCGTTCCAGCACCCGGTCGAGCTCGGCAGCCGCTTCGTCGTCCACGCTCAGCGAGACCAGGGTCATCATCTTCAATTGACGGCCCAAGTCGTCACCGGGGTGACGCCGCAGCACGAGCTCGCAGTCGGCCAGCGCCTCCACACGGCGGCCGGTGGCGGAATACGCGACGGCCCGCTGGTGCAGTGCCCAGATCCCCGTCGCGCCCTCAACCGAGACGGCACCGTCCAGGTCGGCGAACTGGCCTTCCTCGTCCCCCAGGGAACCGCGCAGGAGCGCACGGTGAACCAGCGCCCAGCTGTAGGCGGGACGCAGTTCGATCGCCCGGTCGAAGGCCGCGCGTGCCTCCGCGTCACGGCCGAGGCGAGCGAGCGCATACCCGCGACCGGCGTACGCGGAGGCGTACTCGGGATCGAGCGCACAGGCACGCGCGAGTTCCTCGGCTGCCTCCTCGTTCCGCCCGGCCAAGCGGTAGAGGTCCCCCCGTTCGGAGGCGATCCACACACTGTCGGGCGCGACCTCCACCGCCCGGTCGAGGTCTGCGAACGCCTCCTCCGGCCGCCCCTGGTCCCGGTGCAGCTTTCCCCGCTGGACCAGGCCCCACAGGTACTCGTCGTCGATCTCCATCGCACGGTCGAAGTCGGCAAGCGCCCCGTCGTGGTCGCCGAGGAAGTACTTGCTGCTCGCCCGGCTGCCCCATGCCTTCTTGTACGTGGGGTCCAAGGCGAGGACCTGGTCGAACACCTCGATGGATTCCTCGAAACGGCGCATGATCCGCAGGGCCTCTCCCCGCTCGAAGATGATCCGCGCGGTGCCCGGGAGCAGTTGGTCGGCTCGATCGAGGTCGGTCAGGGCCGCTGCCGCGTCGCGCCGCCGCGAATGGGCGATGCCGCGTCCGTAGTACGCCTCGACCGACTCGGGGTTCAGCGCCGCGGCCCGGTCGTATTCGGCGAGGGCCGCGTCGTAGTCGCCCGTCTTCCGTAGTTTCCGCCCACGCGCGTTGTACACGTCGGCGCGCGCGGACGCGTCGAGGTCGGCTCGTTCCAGCAGCAGGGCGAGCGCGGACAACTCTCCACACGGCTCCGCCGAGAGCGCGACGAGAAGGTCACGACCCCATCCGCGTAGCGTCTCCGTGTCCGTCTGCTTCCCTACGTCGGACAACACCCGCGCGCAGCCCCGCGCCGCCGCCGTGTCCGCGTCACACGCGTTGACGACGTCCGCGAGGACCCGCCCCAGAGCGTTCCCCGGCCGGGCACACAGCAGGTGGTACAGCTCTTCGAGCCGCAGCTCGCGCCAGGTGTCGCTGAGCCACAGCTCCTCCCTGTCCACCCCCTCCTCCGTCTCGCCCCGCCACCGGCCGAACACCTCCGCGAGCCGTGCGTGTGCCTCCGCCCACTGCCTCGGTGCGCGAGTCCGCTGGAGCCGGAGCATGGCCGTGCGCACGACATCGTGATAGCGGACCCGGCCTTCCCTCTCGGTGACGAACGGCAGCCCGCGCAGCCAGTCGTACGCCCCCTCGGCCTCCCCGTCGTCCACGGCCATCCGGAACACGTCCTCGTCCAGCCACCTCGGCAACGCACACGCCAGCGCGACCGCGCGCCGTGCCGGGTCCCGCTCCCACTTCAGGAAGCGCTCCACGGCCGTAGCGCTGGGGTCACCCACCGCTCCCGCGCCACCGCCCGCGTCCTTGGCCAGCGTCGACACGAGCACCGGAAGCCCCCCGGACAGCCGCAACACCTCCCGTACGACGTCCTCGTCCACCACCTGCTTCGCCGCGAGCAGCTGACGCGCCTCGGACTCCGTGAACGGCTCCAGGGCCAGTTCGGTGACGAAGCCGGCGTAGTCGCCCCAGCGGGCCGGGTCGGGCCCGTGCTGGCCCGCCAGGGTGAGGATCACGTTCGCGGGGAGGGCGCCGTAGCGGTCCGTCGTGACGAGGTCGAGGAGCCAGGCGTCGAGGAAGGGAGCGGTCCGCTCGTAGGTGTCGAAGAAGAGGGCGATCCAGGGGACGTCGGCCGCCACACGGTCCAGTTCCGAGACGAAGACCGGTGTGAGGATCTTCAAGGGCTCAAGCACCAGCTG from the Streptomyces sp. NBC_00310 genome contains:
- a CDS encoding DUF2165 domain-containing protein, with the translated sequence MAESQTPRGSLLSLASTLLVGTVALYMALVAFSNITDFGTNQQFVRHVFAMDTTFKDEDLMWRAIESKGIQDAAYVLIIIWETVSALVLLAATYFWARGLGHHTFHTARRYSTLGLLMVLLLFGAGFIAIGGEWFVMWQSGDWNGLDAALRVFLLSGVVLLVTYLPTNDRTID
- a CDS encoding helix-turn-helix domain-containing protein, with the protein product MEDEESAAVLKAVGRQIKAWREAAGMRQCELGSAIGYGEEMVSSVERGRRAPKPEFLDTADEVLGAGGKLAAMKEDVEKARYPKKVRDLKKLEDEAVELGAYASLQIHGLLQTPEYAQAVYELRRPAYTDEEIDRHVAARMARKAVFERAPRPSITFVQEEVALRRPVGGRMVLRRQLEHLLEMDELRHVEIQVMPTDRVDHAGLSGAFRVLKLRDGKTLGYTASHLHGRVICGPREVQILEMRYGMIRAQALSPRESRAFIEKVLGEEI
- a CDS encoding DUF397 domain-containing protein; amino-acid sequence: MTSALEWFKSSYSGSDEPDCVEVALAPANPTVHVRDSKDQQGAQLDFAASSWVAFVGSYCAA
- a CDS encoding tetratricopeptide repeat protein; translated protein: MVAAGIRDEGDVRVAQARLSMQELIGRRKRAGFVGRRNELDLFRGNFDTSPEDERHSFVFHIHGTAGVGKSSLVRELEAVATQRKALTACTDETVNSAPEAMAAISAQFARQGVELKALDKLLAAYRQRRHEAETASAALDAGPDSGSPAPPSAGSMAVTQAGLIGLGMVPVVGAFAGAIDPNQVANGTDRLRAALSARFRNHDDVQLVLEPLKILTPVFVSELDRVAADVPWIALFFDTYERTAPFLDAWLLDLVTTDRYGALPANVILTLAGQHGPDPARWGDYAGFVTELALEPFTESEARQLLAAKQVVDEDVVREVLRLSGGLPVLVSTLAKDAGGGAGAVGDPSATAVERFLKWERDPARRAVALACALPRWLDEDVFRMAVDDGEAEGAYDWLRGLPFVTEREGRVRYHDVVRTAMLRLQRTRAPRQWAEAHARLAEVFGRWRGETEEGVDREELWLSDTWRELRLEELYHLLCARPGNALGRVLADVVNACDADTAAARGCARVLSDVGKQTDTETLRGWGRDLLVALSAEPCGELSALALLLERADLDASARADVYNARGRKLRKTGDYDAALAEYDRAAALNPESVEAYYGRGIAHSRRRDAAAALTDLDRADQLLPGTARIIFERGEALRIMRRFEESIEVFDQVLALDPTYKKAWGSRASSKYFLGDHDGALADFDRAMEIDDEYLWGLVQRGKLHRDQGRPEEAFADLDRAVEVAPDSVWIASERGDLYRLAGRNEEAAEELARACALDPEYASAYAGRGYALARLGRDAEARAAFDRAIELRPAYSWALVHRALLRGSLGDEEGQFADLDGAVSVEGATGIWALHQRAVAYSATGRRVEALADCELVLRRHPGDDLGRQLKMMTLVSLSVDDEAAAELDRVLERDPLNAAMLANRGVVRLRRGRYLEALRDLDQAILLDPDEANLYVARAKTCIAMGRLPQALADLGRCVERGTAVEWASRRTAEVLFWCGRHDDEAQRPDWYVDTMPERWERARNVGGWMRVPGLVDVQVKSALKLSMSTGLGAAMPLWHAPLRASAQVDTPVDATVTFAQALAGCALGDWSRADSAITEGLSLSHDWEDLADLTVQLTLLSRSPDADPALFAPRLARVTEARNAFQARYAAQ